The sequence AACTTTGGGCTGTTCCGATGGTTGGGTAAGTGTTATTAATTTCTGATTACTAATATCGGGTTTAGGTTGTTGTGCAGATGACTTGGTGATAGTTTGACGACTATTAACTACATGAATAATTCCCCCAATTAAACTAACGCTGATGGTAGCGATCGCAATCCCTTTTAGGAGTATCAATTTAGGAGGTTTATTCTCATCCAGTATTGAAGCTGTCGGAGTAATGTTAATTGTTTGCATATTTTAACCGGGTTAGTTAATAAAACTGTCGTAGTGTCGTAGGTGTCGTAAGGTTAAATAACCCCCCATGTACTGCCCTTTACGACGGGTTACGACGGGGTTACGACGTTACGACGGTTTACGACGGGGTAGGAGATTCTAACCAAATTGTTTCCCCCTCAGTTGTCATCAACAAATATCCTTTATCGGCAATGAAACGGCAAGCATTGAGATAGTTTTGCTTAGTCCATCTCTCACCATCACTTGAAATTGTCAAACCTTTTAACATCTCGTTTAACTTAACCTTCCCCCCTTGTTTGCCTACCCATCGAACTATTTTGGCTTGCTCTATAGACAGGTTGGGATAGTCAGAATCTAAGGGGGGTTTATCAAAATTAAATCGGGGTAAATGTGGTTCAGGTTTTGAAGGTTGACGGGGTTGATAATCCTCATCAAAGTCTTCTGATTGTTCCGATTCAAAGACCGGAATTGATGATTTATCAAGGAATCTAGGCTGAATCAAATTAGCCGGAGCATTACCTTTTTTCTTGTATTGAGCATGGTGCTTATGGGTGGGATGTTCTGCTATCTGGAGAGGGTTTGAACCGCTAATTACAGCCGAATAAGCTGTATCTTTAATGTGTAAAAATCTAGGGTCATCATGTTTCCATTTATTGTCAACTTCTCCCCTAGCAGAAGCACCACAGAGTATTAGTAAAAAGTTGTTCCTAAACTTCCCGTCAATGCCTATGGCTTCTGTATTGTGGCTTTGCATGAGCCCCAACAAACAGATATCAAACTTCCGGGCATTGGAAAGTTTGCGGATGGCATAGATAAAGGTATTTCTGCGTTTTTGTTTACCAGGCAAGGGGCTTACGATATCGAGTTGTTCCAATTCACTCAGAGTATCGTTGATTTCATCCAGGCAGACAATTATCGGGTGTCCGTCTTGATGTTTTCGCCGCTCAATTTCCTCAATCAACCAGCACAAAATCTGATAAATGGTTTCAACATCGGACTCGATACGGGGGAATCCCATCTGTTGCCAGATGATATTTTTTTGTTGGTGAATGTCAAGTACAATCACTTCCGCAGGGGTAACGGCGGTTAATTTTCCAACAATAAAACCAGCAGCGAGTGAAGTCTTGGCACTGCCGGAGTTCCCCCCAACTAATATTCCAGAAGCTTCATCGGCTAAATCATCCCAGTTGTAGAAGTCCAACTGTTCAGGGTTTTGACCTAACTGCATTTGATAGTATTGGTTGTAAATATCAGGAGTTGGCGGCATGGGAGAAGGTGGGAACAAGACATTTTGAACAGTTTGGATTTCCGCCACTTGATACAAGCCAAATATTTCCTCTTGAGTGTCCCGTCGAATAATTGACCTTTCCTCCTCCTTTAATCCTTTAATTGCAGTGGCGATCGCCCCCGCCCCAAATAACCCCGCACAACCTGAAGCATAAAACCTAGAAGGGTTTAGTCCAGGGTTTACAACTGACCAACTCAGGGCAACAACACCGCCCCCGCAACAAATCAGGGAACTAACTGCCGATTCATGATCCTCTAACCATGTTAAAACCCCCATCCCCAAATCACCCCCATTAAATATGTAATTAAAGTAATTGATGAAATTGTTAAAAGTACACTGGGTGAAGTTGCGAACTGCCCTGAATAAATTTGCCTTCCTATTCGGGTGCAAAGCACTAAGCAAACGACAATTAAAGCCAAAAAAACTGACCAATACAGCCAGCTAAAGTTAGGGACGGAACGGGAAACTAGACTTAAAAAATGTCCTGTTCCTGTACTTGCTAAACCTGTTCCAAAGTAAAGACTAAATCGACTCATTAGCCACCTCTCAAGCGTTCTTTACGCTCTTGTATTCGTGCTTTTTGCTGTTGTAGTTGTTGTTGCAGTTGTTGGGCTTCTGCTTGCCTTAGAGCGATGTTTTTCTGATACTCAACAGCTATCTTATCCATATCAGAATTAAGCTTTTGATTAGCTGCATATTGGGCAAAATTACCGCCTGCAACTTTAGGGATAGTTTTAGTTACAGTCCCGACTAATTTGGCTTCTGTTCTACTAAAAGCTCCCAATTCCTTGCCATAGTCCTTAGACAATTTCTCGTAACCTTCAAGGGTTTTGTGCATGGCTTTGAGCGTTTCTAAATCATCTTTAGAAATCATCCAGCCCTTGGATTCCCATTCCCGTAAAAGGTCAGCAGAAGTGGCAATATAAACCCCGTTCTGTGGTCTATAATCGGGGGTGATTAGGTTTTGTGGGATAGGTGAGACATCCCCTTTAATTGCTATTTTGGGGTCGGTAGCAGTATCATTTTTACTTCCCCCGAATATTCTACCAATAGCATCAAAAATTCCCATATTAAAACCCTCCCAAACACTGCATAACTAAACCGTCATATTGATTGGATGATATGCTCTCAAGTTGTCGTAGGATGCGCTGGAATCGTGATATAATCGCTTTCATAATTAATCCTTCGTAATGGGTGGATTGATTAGAGAGGCGGCTTTCTAGCAGGATGACCGTCTCTCTTAGTTGGTTTATTTGTTCAATGATTTCTTGATAGTCATTACATCGACTTTCTGAGTCCGAACTGTTGATGATTTCTTGCTGTTCTGTTGGTGGCTTGTGGCTTGCTTCCCCAAGTCCTGAACAGTTTTATCTGGGGTTCCTTTGTTAGTTTTCCCTAGGTTTTCAAGTTGAGAATTGATAATTTTTTGAAAGTCTGAATTAATTGCTGTTTGGAGATTGTAGGCTTGTTCAAGTCCGTTTAGTTGCGACTGTAACAACCCAGTAATTAAAGCGACTGAACCCGCTTCACCAATGGCTAAACCCTTCTCAAATTCCTGTCGGATATGTTCATTAGTTAATCCCTCCTGAACGGAACCCACCGCCCCAATATGATCAGCTAAATTCTGATGAACTGGATTAGAAAGTGCTAATTCTCGGAGCGCCGCTAAATCCGATTTACTAATAGCATCCTGATTCAACCCCAACTCCTCAACCAAACTTAAAGCGCCGTCCCCTAACTCATTCTCGACTTCCTCCCAGTCGATAAACTCTTCTGAGTCCTCAATACTGAATGATTCCGGTGTTTCGGATTTTGGGGATGTTCCGTTTAGCTTTTGGGGGTGAGTTCCTTTGAGATGTTGTGCGATCGCAACTTCCCAAGACTCGTGAATCTTGTTGGGGTCATAGCCCATTTGTTTGATAGCGATTAAGATTTCTGATTCAGAAACATTAAGCGATTTTGACAAGTTTTTCAGAATCAAAAATTGTACTTTTTGCAGCGTTGGCTCGGACTTCTGTTTCGTATTCATTTTGCAGTTCCTCAGTGAATGTTTTGAAGGTGTAAAGTGTTGCGTTTAACTTAACGTAATCCTCTATGATTTCCGGTCTAGGTGCGCTTGCAGGTTCCGATAAATCATAAGAGTTAATTCGGGTTAGCCACTCGACTATATAGGGGTTGTAAGCCTTCTTAGGTCGATAATGTTGGAACATATCGGGAGAATAAATCAACAATAATTTAATCCATTCTCTAAGTGTCTGTGGCTTGCGTTTAAGCTGTTTTGCCAGTTTCCCAACGGGTGTATAGGTTGCCTTGCGTTCATCTAGTTTGAACAACTTAACCCGCCTCCCTTCTGGGATAATTTCCGGTTCAATAATGTCCATTAGTTTTGTGTTAGTTGAAATGGTTAATGCTTTCCACAGTTGAGCCTCTTATTTTGAGGATGTGGCTAGGCTGTTCTGTTTTCGAGGTTCAGACAGGGAGAAGCGGTAAAGCCTTCTCAGGGTAGGTGCTATAGCTTCCCTGGAATGTCCTATGGCTCTATCGGGAGTCCTGCTAGGGGATGTCCTAGGGTGCTATGTTTAGCAATATAACACAAATTAGTTACTAATCAAGCACTGATTTATGTAAATATTTTCCTTTTTGGTTAAAAGCCTCACAATAGAAGTAGATACAGAGTATTGAAATGAATGCAAAATCAAAGCGGTATAACATAACCCTCCCCCCTGCCATTGGTGAAGCGTTAGACCGATGGGCAGAAGCCGAACGTAATAAACCAACATCCTTGGCATCGTTCCTCGTAGAGCAAATCATCAGACAAGCAATGGAGAAAGGGAAAATACCACCGGAAACAAAATCAAAACCGTTATATCGCTCGTTTAGGGAACTGTTACTAGGGAATATTGACAGGTTAGAGGAAAACCCCAAGCTTAGAGAGCGAGTTGGTGTTCTAGTAAGTGGGGAGAAACCAACCGAACAAGACAAGCTTAGGATTGCCTTGACCTTGGGACTGTCAGAGGAAACTGTTGAAAAATTATGTGAAGGAAAAAATGGAAAGCAAAACGGAATGCCTGTTTAACTTCGTCCCTGATGGTTGGCAAATTCTGTTAGGGTCAACCGTCTAACTATTAGCCCCTGATATTTCCGAGGCGAACCTATTAGCTAAAGGTGCAAAGCGAAAGCTTATCGATGTTGCTGAGAGACTGGGAACAGTTATAGAAATCTTAAGTTTTGATTGTGGGTGTCCTGTCGCAAGTTTTGGCAAGAAGTTTGCAACCATACCAGCGTCGTTAAATGATTCTACCGATAAACCCAAACTGTCCAGTTATAACCCGTCCCGCATCTTGCCAAGTGCAGATTATGAGACGGTTTTAGACTTTATCAAGGGTAAAAAATAGGACTATTTGGACAGCAACCTTCTTGGGCTAATGAAGTCTATATCAATAAGATGTGTCAGAGACAACAAGACTTGCCTCAAATTGAACGATTTACTGTATTTTATCAAGAAGAATTTAGTCAAAATAAAACTCATTTTCAATTGAAAGAATAGGAACAGTTGAATGATGCTCTTTATCATCTTCTTCCCATTCAATTACGCCTTCCATTGATATTTCAGAGTTAGAAATTATAGCAATCCATATCCTTTGAATGGTAGTTGATTTAATTTTAATCTGACGATTTAAAGGAATTGGATCAAAAAGAATCTCGATATAAACACAATGTTTTCTTGAAGGAGAAAGTATTACTGATTTTACCTTCAAGCAAAGTTCTTGGATGTCACAAAGAAGAAGATCAAAAGTGTCTCTCTGAAGAATTGTGTGTTGGAGTCTTGCATATAAAATCGTTCCTGGTTTGATTTTTACTAATTCAGAAAATTCCATCATCCCTCCTGATTGATTGGTTGCTTGATATTTGCAATGGCTCTAAATATCTACATAACTAACTGGGAAAGCCCCCCGCCCCTATCTGGAAAGCTGTCTAATAGGTCGTACTAACCTGTTATTGGCTCGAACCCAACATCGTTGTCGGGAAACTGATGTTCCAACCCAGATCCAAGGATCACCTCTATCATCTAAAAAAATACCTACGCCGGAAAAACTCTGGCCCTTGGGATAAACCTGACTAGATGGATAATTATAAATAGTCCAACCCCCCGGATTTTGTCTATCTTCATATCGGCAATTTACTCCATCAGGATCTATAATTTCCCATTCGTAAGGTAAAAACCCTTTTCCACCTACTCCATCAACAAAGAAATTACCGCTTCCATCAACAATTAGACTTTTGCCCGCAGCTAAAACAGGAGCCATAAGAGTATTAGTTGGTGAGATTATTGTGGCAATAGGAAACAAGCTAAATCCAATTAATAAGATAATGGCTTTCCCTCTGGCTTTACAAATATTCATATTTTCTCTCAAACAAAGCTAACTACAATTTTAAATCTTCATAGGGGAAAATAGAAAAAGTATCTGAACTACACTATGTCCAGAATTAACGATTGCTTATCCTGTCAATACTATTCATCTAGTTTGTGCGCCTTACCCCACTGGCTCCGATGGTAAGACTTGTACTGATTATGAGTGTGATGTAGAATTGGTTTCGATTTCAAGCTGGTTGGATTTGGGTTTGAGAGAGGCAAGTAAAGCAGAAAAAGTGTTTTTGAGTCCCTGCATAGCATAACAACAATAACGCTATCCCTGAGAATATCAAGTTTTGCTATTCTGTTATTGATTATTTGGTTCAGAGTTATGGCCAGAGTTAGGTTCAGATTTCCAAATCAAGTTTTCAATGAGTTGCAGGTGCTTAGAATCGGGGCGATACCCACAGGCTTGCTTCCAAATATCAAGGTTATACAATCTAACGTTTTATTGAATAATTCAACAACTATAGATAAGTATGGTTTACCGAACCTATTAAAGAAATCGTTTTAACTTACTACAAGTTCTGTACTACCATACATACATTTATTAGAGGAAAATTCGTGAATAAATTTAGATTGATAGGTTTAGCGATCGCTCTCCTAGCTCCTTTTGTCTCGCAACCTGCCCAAGCTGAAATGGTAGTTCTGGGCACAGCTTCCACCGGAGAAACCCTTACTCTCGATACTAATTCTGTCTCAAGAGGCACACCATCGGGTACTGGATTATTCATAACTGCGACATATTATCTGAATAACGAAAGAATAGATGCAAGCATTAGCTGTAGAAATAAATATTGGGTTGTAGGGGAAACTCACTATACTCCTCAATCTCAAGCAACACAAAATCTTATATCTACAGCCTGTAGAATTGCATTCAACAGTCAATCTCGTCAATCTAATCAGAGTCAGCCAAGCCAACGTACAAGAGAGAAAACTTGGATTGTTTATGATCCACCTTCTAATGTAAGATATTCCCCTAATGGCGAAGTCCTATGTACGATCCCTGACAAAAGAACGGTTCAGATTCGTGGGAACGCTGTAAATGGTTGGTATCCAACCCCAGCTTGCGAGGGTGCAGATGGTTGGATTCATGAAAGTCAAATTAAGCTTGTAGATTAAAAATACCATTTCCGATACAAAACTAATTTTTTGTCCTAATTTTATTGAGATAAACCCACCATGAATGCAGAAGAATTACGGGAAGTAGCATCGAATTTATTTAACGAAATGAAATGGGAGGAATCTATTAATTATTATAGTCAGGCAATTGAAGCAGACCCCAGCAATGCGGATGCCTATAGAGGGAGAGGAGGCGCCTACTCTAATCTGGGAAACTATTCACAAGCTTTACCAGATTTAGATAAAGCAATAGAACTTAATTCCTTGGATGAAAAAGCCTTTTGTAATCGAGGGTTAGCTTATTCAGGGTTAGGAGAATATTCTCAAGCAATTGCTGATTTTAATAAAGCTATTGAACTTAAACCCGACTATGAAAAAGTTTTTTTCAATCGGGGAGTTAGTTATCTAAATTCGGATCAATATCAACAAGCTTTAGAAGATTTTACCAAAGCTATTCAAATCAATCCTAATGATTTTAGAAGTTATTATAATCGAGGTCTTTGTTATCTGAAATTCAATCAGAATGAGAATGCGATTCAAGATTTTACCAAAGGTATTCAAATCAATCCAGAACATTCTACAAGCTATTATAAACGAGGATTGGCTTATATAGAATTATATCAATATGAAAAGGCAATTGAAGATTCTAACAAAACTATTGAACTTAATCCTCAGAATGCAAATGCTTATGTAAAAAGAGCCTTTTGCTATCTACAGATCGGTTTAAAACCTGTTTTAATTGATCTCCATAAAGCGGGAATAATCTATCAAGAAAACAATCAACTTGAGGACTATAATCAGGTGCAAGATATGCTTAATACATTAAACTTGTTTAAAGGCTAAAATCACCTATAAAAAGGCTAGGCTTTGCTCAAGGCATTATTTTAAAAAGCGACAAACATCAACCTAACTCCTACAACTATGACACTCAAATTCATACACCGAAAGGTTTTTACTGGCTACTTTGCGGTTGGTGTCAGCTTCGCTATTTTTACGCCATGTAGGGGTAATTCATGAATTACCCCTACTATTGATAGCGGTGATGCGTAAGTCCTGTTAAAGTAACCCTTGATCAATTAATTTTTGTTTTTGTTCAGGTGTTAAAATGTTCAAAATCGATTCAGGAATATTGGGTTTAGAGGCAACATGAGGAATAGCTTTTTTGAGATTTTTCTGCTTCCTTTCAATTTCTCGTGCCTTTACTTGTAAAAAAGAATCTTCAGCTTTTTCCGTTTTATCTCGGCTTGTAGATTGCTGATAAATTGACGAAAATACATCAACTGAATGCCCCATAATCTCAGCATAAATACTAATATCCTCCGGTGTACCATATTTGTAAACCCAGGTGGCACAAATGCGACGAAAATCGTGTGGTGTAGGACTTTTCGCATTTTTTTCACCATAAATTAAACCACTGATTTTAAAAAATAGCTTGGGAATTAAACCTGCTAAATAATTAGAATCTGGGATCGGTTGCCCACGGACTTTGAAATTTTTAACGCTCCCAGCACGAAAAAACAGATAGTCATGATTTAAGTTTGCTTGAGGTCTCCAGTGTTCAATATAAAAATCAAAATCGTGGGTCAACCGCTCCTTCAAATGACAAGGGAAAAGCGGATACTCACGTCCTTTTCCGGTTTGACTTCCCGTTTTATGTTCTTCAGGACTCAGCGTTACCCACCAACCATCTTGACAGCGATGTAAATTTTTACCAATTTTTAATTCTCTAATTTCCCGTTGCCGTACAGGAGTATAGGTCAGGATTGCAGCAATTAAATAGTCTTGCCAAGAATCAATAATCGCATTAACAGGACGCTTATTGCCATCCGAGGTTCGCTCGGCGCAGCAGCAGCGTAAATACTCAACTATTTCTTGACATTGCTCTAATTCCAACAGCTTTTCACTCAAGGCTGCTACAGAGGTTGTCCGACGATCTGTTTTATGAAGTCTTGAAATTTGACGATTCAATTCTTGAATTTCTAAGACTTGAGGGCAATCAGAATAGTTGGAAAATTTTGAATTTTTGCCATAAAACCATTTCGCGATATTCAAGGCTGTGATACCTATTTGCAAGGCTTGGCGGGAGCCATTTCCTTTTTCCATTAAGTGCCAGTCAATGTAATCTTTAAGATAAACCAGATTAGCCATTAAGTGGATCTTTATCTCAGAAACGTCTAATTCCCTCCAGTTTTTGAGCCATCCTAAAAAACACAGTAGGCTACTTTTATACCCTTTCCAACTGCACTCATTAATTGCCCGATCACCCTTTTGTTGGCGAAACCATTTATTCGTTAGAAATTTATGTAAGCTTTCAATTTCATCAATTAAGGCAGGTGCTAATTCCTCTTAATTGTTTTTTTAATACAATCTAAAAATGAAAATGCTCAATAAAATTGGCAAAATTTATAGCCAATTAATTCAATAGAATTTGAGATTGTTTGTGAAATAGTTATAACCTTTTTGCTAAAGATGACCTCCTTTGAAAATAAAAAAAACTGGGAAGCCGTTTGTTCAAGGCTTCCCAGTTTTTGGGGTGAATATTTTAAAATACTTTTCCCCATTATAATAGAAAAAATCAGAAGTGGCAATTGGCTATGTTAAATTTTTTTTCAGGAAGAGTTACTCCCAATGCGTCTCCAACCAGCACTACACTCTAACAAACTCCCACCCGCCCCGGTTGAATATTTCTCCTTTGGGTTTGACTCCGATTAATGCCTCAACATCGGAACTAGATAGAATCCAACCTTGTTTAGTTGCTTTCTCCAGTTCCTCATGAAACCACAGAGGGGAACGGGGTTGAATGTTGGAGGCGATCGGGCGTAGCGATCGCAAAACCCAACACCACTAAAAAAGTTGACTTTTGTGATTAGAAGCTATTAATAGCAAAAGTCAACTTTTCTCTATTGATTTTTCCGTTTTACTTGCGCCTTCAATACTTACATCCTAAAAATCCCTCTGTAGAACTAAGCTCAGAGCAATGCAGAATAATCATCAATTAAAAGCGCGAATTTGACTTTCGTGAATCCATCCACCTCCGCAAGCTTGTGTAGAATACCATCCATTTTTCGGTTCAACATAAACTGAAATAACAGTCATACTTTCCAAGGTACATTTAACAGCGCCATCCGGTGAAGATCGAACATTAGAGGGGGGGTCAAATACCAAAGAAAAACCAAAATCTTCTACTGGTCGAATGTGTCTCGCAGAACAAACAACACTGAGCAAATTTCGAGTCGCTTCTGACTGGGGCGAATATTTCTCACCGTCTACTGTCCAAATTCCCTGACCACAGTGAGCGCTTGCTTCAATTCGTTCATTTCCCAAATAATAGGTAAAACCTGACCACCAACTTCCTGTATTTCCGTTGCGTTGGATAGAATTAGTATCCAGTTTCACGACTTGACCACCAGAAGCACTCCCTAAAGTTAACATGGACGCTTGCACAGGCTGGCTGAATGCTAAACACAAACAACCGATTCCTAAAGCAGATAGTTTAGCAACGCTCATTTTGTCTCCTATTTAATGATTTAATTTTTGACACAAAAATCTTCAGCAATTCAAAATCTTGAATTGTTAACAAGTAGCAGCGATGTAAAGATGTAGGGCAGGCTCAACCCTAATTGTAAATCTTTAAAAGTCATTAATCAATAGTAGATTTACGGAACTTTGGAGCCTTTATATTTTTGATTTCAGTAGATATAGCAATCCTAAATCAATCGTGGTAGGGGTAATTCATGAATTACCCCTACCGTCAGGGTTAAATTTGAAAAAATATGATAACTCAAATAGGATTGCTATATACGGAAGCTAACACTTGTAACCCTTACTGGGTAAGATTTTGAATTCCTAGAATATAATTGTTTGATAACAACTTCGCGCTTGTTTCACTAAATTTCCTATAATTGAATAAATATTTAGTTAAAGATTAAGGGAATAAAGGAATGAAAAAGAAACTGCTTATACCTGCTGTTATCTCATGCCTTTTTACGATAACTCTACCTGCTAATGCCTTAGAAACCCGATGTGGGTACTTAGTAAATCCTACCCCCGCCAATTGGTTGTTAAAAGATGCAGGTAAAAGTAGTGGAGATTAACCTCTACCAGACCATTTTGGA comes from Planktothrix agardhii NIES-204 and encodes:
- a CDS encoding tetratricopeptide repeat protein; amino-acid sequence: MNAEELREVASNLFNEMKWEESINYYSQAIEADPSNADAYRGRGGAYSNLGNYSQALPDLDKAIELNSLDEKAFCNRGLAYSGLGEYSQAIADFNKAIELKPDYEKVFFNRGVSYLNSDQYQQALEDFTKAIQINPNDFRSYYNRGLCYLKFNQNENAIQDFTKGIQINPEHSTSYYKRGLAYIELYQYEKAIEDSNKTIELNPQNANAYVKRAFCYLQIGLKPVLIDLHKAGIIYQENNQLEDYNQVQDMLNTLNLFKG